The Amaranthus tricolor cultivar Red isolate AtriRed21 chromosome 6, ASM2621246v1, whole genome shotgun sequence genome has a segment encoding these proteins:
- the LOC130815124 gene encoding protein SPEAR3-like — MGSSYFGIPKMANSNEKSSSSSRKSKKSSSDKPKQPQRGLGVAQLEQIRLRSQLGCSGFTSSPVAPFQDELRLQGVASYGVQQSSSYNNYYSQSSSPSTSSPYGHHPNYMMAFGDHERSNLRYQDSLTSAAPRWNPNGVLESSPYSQSDPTSRHFNSYYEDSRHERIDFFKNSKKSESNEHEEVDLELRLSI; from the exons atgGGTAGCAGTTATTTTGGAATTCCAAAAATGGCAAATTCCAACGAAAAATCATCCTCGTCTTCAAGAAAAAGCAAGAAAAGCAGTTCGGATAAACCAAAACAACCTCAGAGAGGCCTTGGTGTTGCTCAGCTTGAACAAATCCGACTCCGCAGTCAGTTGGGTTGTTCTGGATTTACATCTTCCCCTGTTGCCCCCTTTCag GATGAATTGAGATTGCAAGGAGTAGCAAGTTATGGCGTACAACAATCTTCatcttataataattattattcacaaTCATCTTCGCCTTCAACTTCATCTCCATACGGCCATCATCCTAACTATATG ATGGCATTTGGAGATCATGAAAGATCAAATTTAAGATACCAAGATTCTCTAACCAGTGCTGCTCCAAG ATGGAACCCTAATGGTGTATTAGAGAGCTCACCGTATTCACAATCAGACCCAACTTCTCGGCACTTTAATAGCTATTATGAG GACTCGAGACACGAAAGAATtgatttctttaaaaacagCAAGAAATCTGAATCAAATGAGCACGAAGAAGTTGATTTGGAGCTCAGGTTGTCCATCTAG